In the genome of Deltaproteobacteria bacterium, the window CAATTAAGCGCCGAACGATGTTCGTGACTGATCCGGTGACGCACACCTTCAAGGGATGATGATAGTGAGCGGAAGAAAAAAAACAGATAAGGCGATAAAGATACTTCACGACCGTTACATAGGCGATGATGCGGGGCGTCTGGCATCTCTGGAAAAAGAACGCATAAGTGCCCAGATGGCTCGGATGATATACCGGATGAGAGCGGAAGCGGGCCTGACCCAGAAGCAGCTGGCCGAACTGGTGAACACGACCCAGTCGGTCATCAGCAGGCTGGAGGACGCCGACTACGAGGGGCACTCCCTGTCCATGGTGAACCGCATCGCCCAGACCCTCGACAGACATTTTACGGTTCAGCTGGTGG includes:
- a CDS encoding helix-turn-helix transcriptional regulator; protein product: MIVSGRKKTDKAIKILHDRYIGDDAGRLASLEKERISAQMARMIYRMRAEAGLTQKQLAELVNTTQSVISRLEDADYEGHSLSMVNRIAQTLDRHFTVQLVERKAGKGKR